The Acomys russatus chromosome 1, mAcoRus1.1, whole genome shotgun sequence genome has a window encoding:
- the Akap5 gene encoding A-kinase anchor protein 5 has product MKECTVKMEETRVSEIQIETKDEKGPVAVSPQEERQERKTATLCFKRRKKANKMKPKAGSETAEVTKKCPPEAGVSPQLQPAGAWASIKRFVTRRKRSESSKKPKLSEPEAQPEDVALPEKKAKSRLKIPCLRFSRGAKRSRHSKLTEDSGYVRVQGDADDLEIKAQTQLADQAIQGKSTQGLQEDVLAEDGKEGRESHVSNSVTSAEKVISVELELENQSSAIQMETTGLETETKVITEKPSVQAQQANLFESSEAASPQPVASAAPPSPAAKQRRGVEQPSANIQESAPSAKDEGSRGSAAEEKKAEEIALSQAPDLKENGIDAEKPRSEESKRMEPIAIIITDTEISEFDVKKSKNVPKQFLVSMENEQVGVFANDGDFDGRTSEQYETLLIETASSLVKNAIELSVEQLVNEMVSGDDKINALLQ; this is encoded by the exons ATGAAAGAGTGCACCGTAAAAATGGAGGAGACCAGGGTTTCTGAGATTCAAATAGAAACTAAGGATGAGAAGGGGCCAGTAGCAGTGAGTCCTcaggaagagagacaagagagaaaaacagccaCACTTTGcttcaagagaagaaagaaagcaaacaagatgAAGCCCAAAGCTGGTTCTGAGACTGCTGAGGTGACAAAGAAGTGTCCCCCAGAAGCGGGGGTTTCTCCTCAGCTGCAGCCAGCGGGGGCCTGGGCCTCCATCAAACGCTTTGTGACACGCAGGAAAAGGTCTGAGTCTTCAAAAAAGCCTAAGTTATCTGAGCCTGAAGCGCAGCCTGAGGATGTGGCACTTCctgaaaaaaaggcaaaatcCAGACTTAAGATTCCTTGCCTAAGATTCTCAAGAGGGGCAAAGAGAAGTCGTCATTCCAAACTCACAGAAGACTCAGGCTACGTCAGGGTCCAGGGAGATGCTGACGATTTGGAGATAAAAGCCCAGACCCAGCTGGCTGACCAGGCAATCCAGGGTAAGTCCACCCAGGGCCTACAGGAAGATGTGTTGGCGGAGGATGGTAAAGAGGGCCGCGAATCACATGTAAGCAACAGTGTCACATCAGCAGAGAAGGTGATTTCCGTAGAACTGGAATTAGAAAACCAGTCTTCTGCTATTCAGATGGAGACTACAGGGCTTGAAACGGAAACTAAAGTGATTACGGAAAAGCCAAGTGTACAAGCACAGCAAGCAAATCTATTTGAGAGCTCAGAAGCAGCTAGCCCGCAGCCAGTGGCTTCTGCGGCTCCTCCCTCACCAGCAGCCAAACAGCGGCGCGGTGTAGAACAACCCAGTGCCAACATCCAAGAGAGTGCACCAAGTGCGAAAGATGAGGGGAGTAGAGGGAGTGCtgctgaagaaaagaaagcagaagaaattgCGCTGAGCCAG GCACCAGatctgaaagaaaatggaattgATGCAGAGAAACCCCGAtcagaagaaagcaaaaggaTGGAGCCAATTGCTATTATCATCACAGACACTGAAATCAGTGAATTTGATGTTAAGAAATCTAAAAATGTCCCTAAGCAATTCCTAGTTTCAATGGAAAATGAGCAAGTAGGGGTTTTTGCTAATGACGGTGATTTCGACGGGAGAACTTCAGAGCAATATGAAACACTCTTAATAGAAACAGCTTCTTCTCTCGTCAAGAATGCTATCGAGCTGTCTGTAGAACAGCTGGTGAATGAAATGGTTTCCGGGGACGACAAAATAAATGCCCTGCTACAGTGA